The following DNA comes from Streptococcus canis.
AATGATCATGACTTCAACCAACTCTTGAAACACTTATGTTGTCGTGTTTCAGGAGTTTTTCTTTTTTAGAGGAGCAAAAAAAGATTGAAGAAACATTGTCCTAACTGGACGTTTTCTTCAATCTGAATCGCTACGTTAGGAGTGGCGATGATGTTGAGAGGAAAATTAATGGATGTTTTTGAATGCTGATGTCTAATAAGAACGTTGACCTCTCAACACTAGTCGTATCCCATAGATTGGCTTAAGGAACTCCTTTTTTTAAGTTTAGATTTTCAAGCATGTTAGTTTCAGATACAATAAATGCGATTTGATGAGAACATCTTTATAGTAGAACGTAATAGCCAATGTGAATTTAAAGTAAGTGGCAGTTTATGACAAGCAAGTCGCATCAACGATGCGTGTCAATGGTTATTGTAGAATTGATGCCCCAGAACGAACGGTCCTTTTCACTTTTGGAGAAATGATTTTCTCAAGAAACAGATGGTGTAAAGGGAAAAAGACACCTTATCCTGTAGATGAGTGGTTAGGTTTTAAAAAGTATATGCGCTATTCTCCAGAGTTGCTGTTTCAATTAGTTAAGCTAGTCTCTAAGATGTCTTACAGAGAAGTTTGTCGTGCTGGCCGTCATCTTACGACTCTTTCCCCAATGAGAACCTATAAATCAGGTCATAAAAATGGTAGGTTGTAAACTCATGCTAGGTAAGGCTATTAGACTAGTGACTTATTGCCACTAAAAAAAGCTTTTGAGAGGTCTTTTTCTATAAAGGTAGACTTGTTTTCTTGAGTGATAAGGGATAAATTTAATTTTCACAAAAACTGAGACACATACCCTGCCGTAAATAATACTTGACGGATATAGGGAATTAGGGTAAAATAATCTGTGTTGTGGCGGTATAGCCAAGTGGTAAGGCACGGCTCTGCAAAAGCTTGATCGTCGGTTCAAATCCGTCTACCGCCTTTTATATACAAATGAAGCCTTGATTGACCTCGTAAAAACGTTGTTAAATCAAGGTTTTTATTTTTCGTGACAGGATAAAAAAGACGATGCGTGCCTTGAACGCATCAAAAATTTCATTAACTTATCGGAAACAACAAACTCTTTTGTAGAGGTTCTGATGGCGACTTAGAATAAAAAGTTTAATTCCTCAATTTAAATGATAAAATAATTCTAATATACTTATTTTTATTTTAAAAATGTTAAAATATAGTTGCAAAAATTATAGAAATTATATATAATTATATTCATGTCGACATATAAAAAAAGAAAGTTGTATTGAAGTATGAAAAAGAAATTATTCTTTGTTAGTGCATTAGCACTTTTAACTACAGGTATTGCTCTAAACACTGAAAGCACAGTTAGTGCAAGTAGCACTCGACTATCTAGCTTAAATGTTAGAAATATCTTAGACGAGTACGATCGTCAACTTAATTGGGATATTAGCACTTATAAATCTACCTATCGCTATTGGATGATGCAGGTAAGGCAGAAAAATATGACAGCTGATGATATGCGTCGAGAGTTAGATAAGGCTCTTTATGGAGAAGACTCTGAGAGTGATTACTATTAATATTTGACATAAAAATTTATCCATATGATAAGCCGTTAACATAGGTTGTATGGCTCGGCTGGTTTAGGCCTTCTTGTTTTCTTACAAGAGGTCTTTTTTTGATAGGTTTTATGAGACTACGGGAAATTGCGCCGAGAGAAAAGTAGAAGTAGTGCTAGTAGTTTTTCTTTAGTTTGTTGGCTTTGCGAGGGTCATCGCGGATCCCTAGACAGGTGGTTGTCCTTGGGGCGCTTAGCTAAGTGGGCACCAGCCTTCCAATTTTAATCTTTTGTAGCATGTCCAGCAAGTGCTGAAGGTTGGCATTGGCTACTTTGAGATGATAGAGCTGGTCTTCTTCATGGTATCAGTCTGTCTGAAAATAGTGATGAAAAATCAAGGCTTTAAGTTGAGCGTATTCAGTTTTTTGGTGCTGGCATGACAATTTTCTTCTTTACTAACCAGCTTAAGCTGAGGGTTGCCTGATTGTCAGACTGGTCTAGTTGAAATAGACTAAAAACATCCTAGTGATTAGGGATCACTAGGATGATAAAAATAGCAACTGTCATAGCAACAGGGCAGGGGGCAGTGCAACTGTTTTCTCGTCTTCCTTTTACGTCATAGGTAGAAAAGAAAGTCCTTGTACAGGCAAAAATTAAAAGTCCTGTTAGTCTTAAATTTTTGCTAGAAGAAAGGGCTGGCTTGCTAGTGACCTATTGTAAAATCATTAATAGTTTCCCTATAGTCGGGTTAATCACTAAGGAGGTCATCATAGTCATTGGTGCGTTCAAATAACCCAATGGCATAAGGGCAAGTCGCTGCCAGTTTTTTACCTGCTTTGCGAGCTTCACTGGCAACTTTGTCAACCAACTGTCTAGCGATGCCTTGGCCTTGATAGGCTTCGTCAACTAAGGTGTGATTGATGACCCAAAGGTCATCATTATGGAGGAAGGTGCATTCCCCGATTTCTGCTGACTCTTGGTGAGCCACGGAGCGGTTCTTGTCTGCTTCAAATGTTATGGTTATCATTAGAAAATCTCCTTTTTGTCCTGATAATGATGCTTATATTGTAGCAAAAGATGTCAATGATGACAAATAGAAAGGGCTTTCTGATACTTCCTAGAGCCTAACCTAAATGTTTAACTAAGAGGCGCATGTCACGGCCAAATTTATCTTGAACGGGAGATTGGAAAGTAAAGCCATTTTTTTCATAGAGTCCCTGATGAGCAGTGATGGCGTAAAGGTCTTTAACCCCTTTTTGTCTGGCAATCTCAGTGATACGGTCAACCAATTCCAAGCTCAAGCCTTGACCTCGGAAATCAGGAGAGACATAAACAGTGGATAAGAATGGACCATAGTCTGGCTTTTCGACAATGTCTTTTTGCACTAGTGCTGCAAACCCCATCAACTGGTCATGGCTGTCTGTCATGATAATCACTTGGTCCATGGCGTCTAATCTGCCGGTTTCTAAACGTTTAGCTAAATAAGCGCCAGCCTTCCATTCAATAGCTGCCATGGCTTCCAAAAGAAATTCTGGCTTGTGGCTGTCTCGTGACAGTTGGTAAACTTTTTCCACGTTTTCCTCTCTAGAGGTCGTTTTAATGAGTTTTTTGTAGAGGTAAGGGGTAGTAAAACTAGAAATAATGACGGCAAAGGCGATTTGACTAATGCTCTGAGCCATTACAGTTTCAGACAGAGGAAGATACTGGCTGACAAAGGGAGGAATAGACATGGAAAAGGCAGCAATGGAGCTCATGGATAAGGTCATGCGTCCTTCTTTTTCGTTCCATTCCTTGTCAAATAAGGCTACGGGCAAGACTGCTAAGGCATAATAAAAGACAACCAGTAAAAGGCCAGTGAGGCTTGACTGAAGCGCTGTGATGATATTAATACGAGCTCCAAAAGTAACTGCCAAAAAAGTAATCAGGAGCATTGATAAGGGCCTAGACATGGCACGACTTGATGGGTATAAATAACCAATTAGAACCCCAATAGCAAATGGTAGAATATTGGCAAGCAAGGGTGTGATCAGGTTAATGTTGGATTCGCCAACGCTCAGAATAAGCAAGGGAATGGCAGGAAGCATCACTAAATTAATGACTGAAAAGGCACTTTCTTCCATCTCACTAATATCTTTACCAAGGAGAACCAAGTACATGCCCGGATTAAGGGACATTAAAATAGCAGTTATGGTCACAGCAGTGATACCTAGAAAACCACTAGCAGGGAAAAAGGCCTTCCATGCCAAGGTAATTAGTAAGGCAATCCCTATCTTTAGGAGTAAAACAGGTCCAATAGCCTTGATGACTTTCGGGTATTTGCCTAGATTGGTCTGAATTCCTGATACTATGAGCAATACGGCAATGATAAAGAAGGTGGTGTCTTGACTAAAAAGGCCACTAAAGGGAGCACCCAGGTTTAAGAGATGGGGGAAAAAGGTGTAAATGACAGATGTCAAAAACATAGGAATGAGGAAATTGCTCCCTTTAAAAGTTGTCAGTTGTCTAAGTTTTGTCATGGTGTGTTCCTTTCTAGTCTGTCAATGAAATAGCTAACATTTTGCGCAATAGCGTTTGTAAATGGTCCAGTTCTTGGTCTGTCAGGCGCTCGGTCAACTGGCTCTCCAATTGGTTAGCAATGTCTTTAAAGTTTTCTTGCATGCTCAAGGCCTTATCGGTTAAGTACAATTGTTTGTGGCGCTTATCCTTACCATTAGCTAGCCGTTTAATCCAGCCTTCTTTTTCCAAATTTTGAAGAATCCGAGTCACGGTTGGATTACTCATGTGAAAGTAATGTTCCAAATCCCGCTGGTTGAGACTACCATTATCAAATAGGTAAAGGTATTTGAGACACTTAAATTGGCTATGGGTGATACCATAGCTTGCTAGGGTATGGTTGGCAATTTTATCAAAGTTTAAATTAGCACGTTTGATTAAGTAAACGGTATTCTTTTCGCGCATGCTGACCCCCTTATATATAGTTTGCTATATAAACTAGCATAGCTTGCTATTCTTTTCAAGTCAAGCGCTCAAAAAAGAATGAGATAACTGCCGCTGGAGCTATTACCTCATTCTGATTTGTGTTAGTGTTTGTTTTTACCAACGCTCACCGTACAGGGCTTTAGCATTGGTTTCTAAAATTGCCTTTTGTTCTTCCTCTGACAAGGCTGCCTTTCGAATATAAGAAAAGGCTCTGGTGTATTTTTGGTTTTGGAAGTAGGGGAAATCGCTGCCAGCTAGTAAACGTTGATGACCTAGTACCTCATTACTATGGAGCAACGAAGCTTCAAGAAAATTGGCTGTGTCAAACCAAAAGTACTTCTGCAAGGTATCTAGGGGGTGGTGTGAAAAGCTGTGCCAATCCTCATAGTTGTCAATGATGCGCTGCATTTGAAAGGAAATACCACCACCCAAATGCGCAATGTGGAAACGAAGATGTGGGAACTTTTGTGGCAACTCTCGTTTCAAAAGCTGCAAGGTAGCTAACATATCCTCAATAGGAGCACCGACCACCCATTCTTGGTCGTAATCATTGACCATGGGGCTCATGGCACCACAGCCTGTCGGATGAATGTAGATAACAGCTCCCAGAGCATCCATCGCTTCAAAGAAAGGTAAAAAAGCGTCATCGGCGATTGATTGACTGGTCTCAAGGACAGTATTGACTGCGATTCCCAAAAAACCTAATTCTTCAATAACGCGCTTGCCTTCTTGGATAGCTTCTTCAACATTTGGCAAAGGAACAACCCCATAGGCCCGAAAACGGTCTGGGTATTGGTCAATAATGGTCTTGTAAAATTGATTAATGGTCTGAGCAGCCTTGAGAGCCTCTTGTGGCTTACCAAACTGAGGAACCTGTGGTGTTGCCGACAGTACTTGGTAGGAGACGCCAGCCTTGTCCATCATGTCAAGACGTTTAGTCAGGTCCTGAGGGTCGCCACTAGCATTTAGACCCTTTGCGATTGCAATGCCAGTGCCACCCAAACGTTCTAGTAAATCGAGGTACTCATCTGACCAGAGGTGAGCATGTGTGTCAATAGCTGTTTGTGTCATCAGTTGACCTTCTTTCTATCATCAATTCCAGAAGAAATTTTTTGCTTGTCAGAAACAATGCCTTATCTGTTATTGTAACAAAAAAATCACTAACTTGAGATAAAAAAGTTCTCAGATTTAGGCTCAGAAAAGGGTGTTGTACTGTCTATGGAGGATAATTTTAAAAAATTTAGAAAAATAAAAAAATAATCATTTTTTTTAAGGGTTTAGATTGACAGGGGGGGTAAAACGTGTTACACTTGGCAAGTAAATTAGTTTTTGAGTTAGTATTTGTGTTTCAACATCTTTATTTCTCTCTATTTTTACAAATGCTTTATAGAAAGGAAGTGGATGCATATGACACAAGGTACAGTTAAGTGGTTTAACGCTGAAAAAGGTTTCGG
Coding sequences within:
- a CDS encoding GNAT family N-acetyltransferase; translated protein: MITITFEADKNRSVAHQESAEIGECTFLHNDDLWVINHTLVDEAYQGQGIARQLVDKVASEARKAGKKLAATCPYAIGLFERTNDYDDLLSD
- a CDS encoding GNAT family N-acetyltransferase — translated: MTKLRQLTTFKGSNFLIPMFLTSVIYTFFPHLLNLGAPFSGLFSQDTTFFIIAVLLIVSGIQTNLGKYPKVIKAIGPVLLLKIGIALLITLAWKAFFPASGFLGITAVTITAILMSLNPGMYLVLLGKDISEMEESAFSVINLVMLPAIPLLILSVGESNINLITPLLANILPFAIGVLIGYLYPSSRAMSRPLSMLLITFLAVTFGARINIITALQSSLTGLLLVVFYYALAVLPVALFDKEWNEKEGRMTLSMSSIAAFSMSIPPFVSQYLPLSETVMAQSISQIAFAVIISSFTTPYLYKKLIKTTSREENVEKVYQLSRDSHKPEFLLEAMAAIEWKAGAYLAKRLETGRLDAMDQVIIMTDSHDQLMGFAALVQKDIVEKPDYGPFLSTVYVSPDFRGQGLSLELVDRITEIARQKGVKDLYAITAHQGLYEKNGFTFQSPVQDKFGRDMRLLVKHLG
- a CDS encoding MarR family winged helix-turn-helix transcriptional regulator, translating into MREKNTVYLIKRANLNFDKIANHTLASYGITHSQFKCLKYLYLFDNGSLNQRDLEHYFHMSNPTVTRILQNLEKEGWIKRLANGKDKRHKQLYLTDKALSMQENFKDIANQLESQLTERLTDQELDHLQTLLRKMLAISLTD
- a CDS encoding amidohydrolase family protein: MTQTAIDTHAHLWSDEYLDLLERLGGTGIAIAKGLNASGDPQDLTKRLDMMDKAGVSYQVLSATPQVPQFGKPQEALKAAQTINQFYKTIIDQYPDRFRAYGVVPLPNVEEAIQEGKRVIEELGFLGIAVNTVLETSQSIADDAFLPFFEAMDALGAVIYIHPTGCGAMSPMVNDYDQEWVVGAPIEDMLATLQLLKRELPQKFPHLRFHIAHLGGGISFQMQRIIDNYEDWHSFSHHPLDTLQKYFWFDTANFLEASLLHSNEVLGHQRLLAGSDFPYFQNQKYTRAFSYIRKAALSEEEQKAILETNAKALYGERW